The following are encoded together in the bacterium genome:
- a CDS encoding CoA pyrophosphatase, whose amino-acid sequence MSPAGTPFAAPEYEADSLRRLDPRRVAARLDPLPLQAPPCQPDERAAAVLLALREGRRGVELLLVRRADHLDEHAGQIALPGGRMDPGDGHPGAAALREAREETGLDPDRVTLLGALDLLPVPVSRHRVQPVVGWLEAGTVAGAASRETAQAWFSPLAELLAVARPALLRGTPVWEFHLAGARVWGMTALVLADFLDRVALLPRWPGQPAEAGAT is encoded by the coding sequence GTGAGCCCCGCGGGAACACCCTTCGCCGCCCCGGAGTACGAGGCCGACTCGCTGCGCCGCCTGGATCCCCGCCGGGTGGCCGCCCGCCTGGATCCCCTCCCCCTGCAGGCGCCGCCCTGTCAGCCGGATGAGCGGGCGGCCGCCGTGCTGTTGGCCTTGCGGGAGGGACGGCGGGGCGTGGAGCTGCTGCTTGTGAGACGGGCCGACCACCTGGACGAGCATGCCGGACAGATCGCCCTGCCCGGCGGCCGGATGGACCCCGGGGACGGCCACCCCGGCGCCGCCGCCCTGCGCGAGGCGCGGGAGGAGACAGGCCTCGACCCTGACCGCGTGACGCTGCTGGGTGCCCTGGACCTCTTGCCCGTGCCCGTCTCCCGCCATCGGGTGCAGCCGGTGGTCGGCTGGCTGGAGGCGGGGACGGTGGCGGGCGCCGCCTCCCGGGAGACGGCGCAGGCCTGGTTCAGCCCCCTGGCCGAGCTGTTGGCCGTGGCGCGGCCCGCCCTGCTGCGGGGCACGCCCGTCTGGGAGTTCCACCTGGCCGGCGCCCGCGTCTGGGGAATGACGGCCCTTGTCCTGGCCGACTTCCTGGACCGGGTCGCCCTGCTGCCGCGCTGGCCCGGCCAGCCTGCGGAAGCCGGCGCCACGTGA
- a CDS encoding bifunctional (p)ppGpp synthetase/guanosine-3',5'-bis(diphosphate) 3'-pyrophosphohydrolase, with amino-acid sequence MSPRLADHHPAQPDEPLDRAHFDAEIERVAGIAAEYLPASSLQRIREAYDFAYHMHEGQRRFTGEPYIDHPIQVARILAHLKVDPDTIIAGLLHDVLEDCGEKGVTLDSLREHFGEHVSMLVDGVTKIGDLSFRSFEHQQSVNYRKMLLSMSKDIRVIFIKFADRLHNMRTMDGLKPEKAERIARETLEVYAPLANRFGMGSIKWELEDLCLKVLEPAFYQELVEKIELKREEREAVIEEAVAPLRQRLIDYGLKNFRILGRPKHFYSIWNKIHKRQKTFEEILDLFAVRILVEKVEDCYFALGVVHNQYMPIHERFSDYIATPKTNGYQSLHTKVVGPRGRTLEVQIRTLEMNRIAEYGLAAHWIYKEGSDSDEQLDRFFAWIKQVLAEESLEESSREFLEGFKINLYQDEIFIFSPKGDLYKLPRGSTAIDFAFAVHTNVGLTCIGAKENGRIVPLDQALASGSTVEIITSKTPAASLDWLRIVRSTKARGRIKRWLKESQWQQSVELGEEVLRRELDKSGINFKSPDVEAAMQALGYPTREKGTAAIGSGDLPVANLMRKIAPQEKPPTEGLLTRIFRRGSRGTDSAVRIQGMGNMVIQFARCCQPLPGDDIVGFIVTGRGVKIHRRNCSNISQMLQYPDRMVEVDWDSQKDAHFNTRIRLVAKDRRQLIRDITEVLSKMDVNIMQFTMRQQEDLAIGRYVLEVKDLGHLTQILKRLRAIPKVILVERHDQGTDW; translated from the coding sequence ATGAGTCCGCGCCTGGCCGACCATCATCCTGCCCAGCCGGACGAGCCGCTGGACCGCGCCCACTTCGACGCCGAGATCGAGCGCGTGGCGGGGATCGCCGCCGAGTACCTGCCCGCCTCCTCGCTTCAGCGCATCCGCGAGGCCTACGACTTCGCCTACCACATGCACGAAGGCCAGCGCCGCTTCACGGGCGAACCCTACATCGACCACCCCATCCAGGTGGCGCGCATCCTGGCCCATCTCAAGGTGGACCCCGACACCATCATCGCCGGCCTGCTGCACGACGTGCTGGAGGACTGCGGGGAGAAAGGCGTCACCCTCGACTCCCTGCGCGAGCATTTCGGCGAGCATGTCTCCATGCTGGTGGACGGGGTCACCAAGATCGGCGACCTCAGTTTCCGCTCCTTCGAGCACCAGCAGAGCGTCAACTACCGCAAGATGCTCCTCTCCATGTCGAAGGACATCCGCGTCATCTTCATCAAGTTCGCCGACCGCCTCCACAACATGCGCACGATGGACGGGCTCAAGCCCGAGAAGGCCGAGCGCATCGCCCGCGAGACGCTGGAGGTCTACGCCCCGCTCGCCAACCGCTTCGGCATGGGTTCCATCAAGTGGGAGCTGGAGGATCTCTGCCTCAAGGTGCTGGAGCCGGCCTTCTACCAGGAGCTGGTGGAGAAGATCGAGCTGAAGCGCGAGGAGCGCGAGGCGGTGATCGAGGAGGCGGTGGCTCCGCTGCGCCAGCGCCTGATCGACTACGGCCTCAAGAACTTCCGCATCCTGGGCCGGCCCAAGCACTTCTATTCCATCTGGAACAAGATCCACAAGCGGCAGAAGACCTTCGAGGAGATCCTCGATCTCTTCGCCGTGCGCATCCTGGTGGAGAAGGTGGAGGACTGCTACTTCGCCCTGGGCGTGGTCCACAACCAGTACATGCCCATCCACGAGCGCTTCAGCGACTACATCGCCACGCCCAAGACCAACGGCTACCAGAGCCTGCACACCAAGGTGGTGGGGCCGCGCGGCCGCACCCTCGAGGTGCAGATCCGCACGCTGGAGATGAACCGCATCGCCGAGTACGGCCTGGCCGCCCACTGGATCTACAAGGAGGGCAGCGACAGCGATGAGCAGCTGGACCGCTTTTTCGCCTGGATCAAGCAGGTGCTGGCCGAGGAGAGCCTGGAGGAGAGTTCGCGCGAGTTCCTCGAGGGCTTCAAGATCAACCTCTACCAGGACGAGATCTTCATCTTCTCGCCCAAGGGCGATCTCTACAAGCTGCCGCGCGGCTCCACGGCCATCGACTTCGCCTTCGCCGTGCACACCAACGTGGGGCTGACTTGCATCGGGGCCAAGGAGAACGGACGCATCGTGCCGCTGGACCAGGCCCTCGCCAGCGGCAGCACGGTGGAGATCATCACCTCCAAGACGCCGGCGGCCAGCCTGGACTGGCTGCGCATCGTGCGCAGCACCAAGGCGCGCGGCCGCATCAAGCGCTGGCTGAAGGAGAGCCAATGGCAGCAATCGGTGGAGCTGGGCGAGGAGGTGCTGCGGCGGGAGCTGGACAAGTCCGGGATCAACTTCAAGTCGCCCGACGTGGAAGCCGCCATGCAGGCCCTGGGCTACCCCACGCGGGAGAAGGGGACGGCGGCGATCGGATCCGGCGACCTGCCCGTGGCCAATCTCATGCGCAAGATCGCCCCGCAGGAGAAGCCGCCCACCGAGGGTCTGCTCACGCGCATCTTCCGCCGGGGCAGCCGCGGCACGGACAGCGCCGTGCGCATCCAGGGCATGGGCAACATGGTGATCCAGTTCGCCCGCTGCTGCCAGCCCCTGCCCGGGGACGACATCGTCGGCTTCATCGTCACCGGGCGCGGCGTGAAGATCCATCGCCGCAACTGCTCCAACATCAGCCAGATGCTGCAATACCCCGACCGCATGGTGGAGGTGGACTGGGACAGCCAGAAGGACGCCCACTTCAACACGCGCATCCGGCTGGTGGCCAAGGACCGGCGGCAGCTCATCCGCGACATCACCGAGGTCCTCTCCAAGATGGACGTCAACATCATGCAGTTCACCATGCGCCAGCAGGAGGACTTGGCCATTGGGCGCTACGTCCTGGAAGTGAAGGACCTGGGCCACCTGACACAGATCCTCAAGCGCCTGCGCGCCATCCCCAAGGTGATCCTCGTGGAGCGCCACGACCAGGGGACGGACTGGTGA
- the dnaB gene encoding replicative DNA helicase → MERAPGQLPHSEDAEKSVLSSILISAAALDKVVQVLRGPDDFHFLAHRHIYAAMLALADQSAPCDLISVEQELGRMTARGRGKVDCLAEVGGLDYLQQLAMVAESAANVEYHAGIVREKSLLRQIIRTTDRLQLEAASPGADPADLLNQAESDFFQLHQGAAAADFIAMRPLMDRTVVMLERLEAGQSLLGVDTGFSVLNHLTSGWQRTDMIILAARPSMGKTALALNFLLKAARAGNPVLMFSLEMSADQLAMRLLSTISGLEARQIRGKRWSRDDHLRLGRAIDELGAMPIFIDETPGISVAELRSKARRAVTQHQVKLVVVDYLQLMSLPPRAESHQLGIAAISRALKALAKELSVPIMALSQLSRQVEQRGGDKRPMLSDLRDSGAIEQDADLVLFVYRPEMYEQVDSQGNPTAGRAEVIIGKHRNGPTGIMQLHFNKDIGLFSELDLVHAVEGAGPPVELHLPKRRARAAGQPAPEQP, encoded by the coding sequence ATGGAGCGCGCCCCCGGCCAGTTGCCGCACAGCGAGGACGCCGAGAAATCGGTCCTTTCCTCCATCCTGATCAGCGCCGCCGCCCTGGACAAGGTGGTCCAGGTCCTACGCGGGCCGGACGATTTCCACTTCCTCGCCCATCGCCACATCTATGCCGCCATGCTGGCCCTGGCCGACCAGAGCGCCCCCTGCGACCTCATCAGCGTGGAGCAGGAGCTGGGCCGCATGACGGCGCGCGGCCGGGGCAAGGTGGACTGCCTGGCCGAGGTGGGCGGGCTCGACTACCTGCAGCAGCTGGCCATGGTGGCCGAATCCGCCGCCAACGTGGAGTACCACGCCGGCATCGTGCGGGAGAAGTCCCTCCTGCGCCAGATCATCCGCACGACGGACCGCCTGCAGCTGGAGGCCGCCTCCCCCGGCGCCGATCCGGCCGACCTGCTCAACCAGGCGGAGAGCGATTTCTTCCAGTTGCACCAGGGCGCCGCCGCGGCGGATTTCATCGCCATGCGCCCGCTGATGGACCGCACGGTGGTGATGCTGGAGCGGCTGGAGGCGGGCCAGAGCCTGCTGGGCGTGGACACGGGCTTCAGCGTGCTCAACCACCTCACCAGCGGCTGGCAGCGCACGGACATGATCATCCTGGCGGCCCGGCCCTCCATGGGCAAGACGGCCCTGGCCCTCAATTTCCTGCTCAAGGCGGCGCGCGCCGGCAACCCCGTCCTCATGTTCAGCCTCGAGATGTCCGCCGACCAGCTGGCCATGCGCCTGCTCTCGACCATCAGCGGGCTGGAGGCGCGCCAGATCCGGGGCAAGCGCTGGAGCCGGGACGACCACCTGCGCCTGGGCCGGGCCATCGACGAGCTGGGGGCCATGCCCATCTTCATCGACGAGACGCCGGGCATCTCGGTGGCGGAGCTGCGCTCCAAGGCGCGGCGGGCCGTCACCCAGCACCAGGTCAAACTGGTGGTGGTGGACTACCTGCAGCTGATGAGCCTGCCGCCCCGCGCCGAGAGCCACCAGCTGGGCATCGCCGCCATCTCGCGGGCGCTCAAGGCCCTGGCCAAGGAACTGAGCGTGCCGATCATGGCGCTCTCCCAGCTCAGCCGCCAGGTGGAGCAGCGCGGCGGGGACAAGCGCCCCATGCTGAGCGACCTGCGCGACTCGGGGGCGATCGAGCAGGACGCCGACCTCGTCCTCTTCGTCTACCGGCCGGAGATGTACGAACAGGTGGATTCCCAGGGCAATCCCACCGCCGGCCGCGCCGAGGTGATCATCGGCAAGCACCGCAACGGACCCACCGGCATCATGCAGTTGCACTTCAACAAGGACATCGGCCTCTTCAGCGAGTTGGACCTCGTCCACGCCGTGGAGGGCGCCGGCCCGCCCGTGGAGCTGCACCTGCCCAAGCGGCGGGCGCGGGCGGCCGGCCAGCCGGCCCCGGAGCAGCCATGA
- a CDS encoding T9SS type A sorting domain-containing protein, translating to MNWKHSALACLILPGALAILATQSEATTPALGAGITVDGNPADWNLATDFAADMYNSGNANPNWPGYAVLSKLYLRYDCSTGTLCILVLDVAGDGRVVVPDPSEAWVKLYGVGLANDLLVNGWNEGGTLAHSFAWVHETAGDPLTPVVGYEACAHLEEGVYPALEAHLVVLGPDDDFTSSTGRNEDMLSLSIQCEPGGVVGAEELPGAVVLGAAYPNPFNPETVLTITLAETGPASLKVYDLSGREVATLLNGLVAAGTQELRFQAGNLPSGAYLAVLRAGGAVSTQKLLLVK from the coding sequence ATGAACTGGAAGCACTCCGCCTTGGCCTGCCTGATCCTGCCGGGCGCCCTGGCCATCCTGGCGACACAGTCCGAAGCCACCACGCCGGCCCTCGGGGCGGGCATCACGGTCGACGGCAACCCCGCCGACTGGAACCTGGCCACCGACTTCGCCGCCGACATGTACAACTCCGGCAACGCCAACCCCAACTGGCCGGGCTATGCCGTGCTATCGAAACTCTACCTGCGCTACGACTGCAGCACCGGCACCCTCTGCATCCTGGTGCTGGATGTGGCGGGTGACGGGCGGGTGGTGGTGCCGGACCCCAGCGAGGCCTGGGTCAAGCTCTATGGCGTGGGGCTCGCCAACGATCTGCTCGTCAATGGTTGGAACGAGGGCGGGACCCTCGCGCACAGTTTCGCCTGGGTCCACGAGACGGCGGGTGATCCGCTCACCCCCGTGGTGGGATATGAGGCCTGCGCCCATCTGGAAGAGGGCGTCTATCCCGCCCTGGAGGCGCACCTGGTCGTGCTCGGCCCTGATGATGACTTCACCTCCTCCACTGGCCGCAACGAGGACATGCTGTCGCTCAGCATCCAGTGCGAGCCGGGGGGTGTGGTGGGCGCGGAGGAGCTGCCGGGCGCCGTCGTCCTGGGCGCCGCCTATCCCAACCCCTTCAATCCGGAGACGGTGCTGACCATCACCCTGGCCGAGACGGGTCCGGCCAGCCTCAAGGTCTACGACCTGTCCGGGCGTGAAGTGGCCACCCTGCTGAACGGCCTGGTCGCCGCCGGCACCCAGGAGCTGCGCTTCCAGGCGGGCAACCTGCCCTCGGGCGCCTACCTGGCCGTGCTGCGCGCCGGGGGAGCGGTCTCCACGCAGAAGCTGCTCCTGGTCAAGTAG
- a CDS encoding cohesin domain-containing protein: MRTYQRLLPCLPVLFLLASAAWGQALVRLVLPPCAEPAGTVWLDVRVELEPGQTFKSYDIRIPFDPAQVTLQRNQIQQGSWFTAGGPTFFWHDIIGNELYVNGAILGPGLHVTGSGVVFRLPVLLAVPGVVDLQATTHLLFDVNAQLLPSFSIPAALQAPCTSFNLRIHYEEEGQQVLLEWDPQGWTQSYRVYGRDSWSLPWQLLGGTVATNWPEPLPGLRRFYQVRAQFVGQ; the protein is encoded by the coding sequence ATGCGTACATACCAACGGCTCTTGCCGTGCCTGCCGGTGCTGTTTCTTCTGGCATCGGCGGCATGGGGCCAGGCCCTCGTCCGTCTGGTCCTGCCCCCCTGCGCCGAACCGGCCGGCACCGTCTGGCTGGACGTGCGCGTGGAGCTGGAGCCCGGCCAGACCTTCAAGTCCTATGACATCCGCATTCCTTTCGACCCGGCCCAGGTCACCCTGCAGCGCAACCAGATCCAGCAGGGCAGCTGGTTCACCGCGGGGGGACCCACCTTCTTCTGGCACGACATCATCGGCAACGAACTCTACGTCAACGGCGCCATCCTGGGGCCGGGCCTGCATGTGACAGGCAGTGGCGTCGTCTTCCGCCTGCCCGTGCTGCTGGCCGTGCCCGGCGTGGTGGACCTGCAGGCCACCACCCACCTCCTCTTCGACGTGAACGCCCAGCTCCTGCCCTCCTTCAGCATCCCGGCGGCCCTCCAGGCCCCCTGCACCTCCTTCAACCTGCGCATCCACTACGAGGAGGAGGGACAACAGGTCCTGCTCGAATGGGATCCCCAGGGCTGGACCCAGAGCTACCGCGTCTACGGCCGCGACTCGTGGAGCCTCCCCTGGCAGTTGCTGGGCGGCACGGTCGCCACCAATTGGCCCGAGCCCCTGCCCGGCCTGCGCCGCTTCTACCAGGTACGCGCCCAGTTCGTCGGCCAGTGA
- a CDS encoding T9SS type A sorting domain-containing protein: MTTRPALSLCFGNAALAATLLLAATAGAEGERAAYRAFLGPDATLGLWSVWEVAQNRYLLTLSLEPDEASPPLRLFNAEIAWDALKLVPAGPPQPGTLFEGQPEQWFGHYDTGARRTVTWTLLGDVVGVAPAGPALLFSQLFHAVDPAGGAALIDLVSLTLRDPDNLPISVAAEDEVLLTLDVTPPQDYLFDIVALLPSGNQLWTAQTLVASSLAPGDGSLAGLLLNESPALPANSDPAWQAPPAPATFTLSSGDGLKTVRAWLRDEYGNRLALADDITLDTQAPLYHVTQLDARPRHEGCLVTWNNPVAPDFDRVRLYRRGWSDDGVPRYPEYDDIDPMSPYPESEAAALAAGFALAYEGGGQSWLDPVVPRDVYRYVAFCLDHAGNVGPGHASARDRSTNYILGDTWVAWDGTVFVRDLVRLAGGYATAEGDLLYDAHLDYGPTDDHRRDGIPLTDNLVGFDDLMIFAMNYGPFGPVLAMAGAPDKDPALRGADGGAELALCWTGSRLALALAGEADWLGLHLLLEWDASGAAPTVEAGGEARIVQGGAGRLLLDRILLPGEDPAALLAELDFGPAGPPAGLRVAELELRDGANAPLTVRGGGGPRPSTLAFQGACPNPFNPETLLRFTLPAAAPVEITVYNALGQLVRRLEPGELAAGAHALRLSGEGLASGVYLLELRAGAETRRQRALLLR; the protein is encoded by the coding sequence ATGACCACCCGCCCTGCCTTGTCCCTCTGTTTCGGGAATGCGGCCCTGGCCGCCACCCTGCTGTTGGCCGCCACTGCCGGCGCCGAGGGCGAGCGCGCCGCCTACCGCGCCTTCCTGGGGCCGGATGCCACCCTGGGCCTCTGGTCGGTGTGGGAGGTGGCCCAGAACAGGTACCTCCTCACCCTGAGCCTGGAGCCGGACGAGGCCTCGCCCCCGCTGCGCCTTTTCAATGCGGAGATCGCCTGGGACGCCCTCAAGCTGGTCCCGGCCGGCCCGCCCCAGCCGGGCACCCTCTTCGAGGGCCAGCCCGAGCAGTGGTTCGGCCACTACGACACGGGCGCCCGGCGCACCGTCACCTGGACCCTGCTGGGGGACGTGGTCGGCGTGGCGCCCGCCGGACCGGCCCTCCTCTTCAGCCAGCTCTTCCACGCCGTCGATCCCGCCGGCGGCGCGGCCCTGATCGACCTGGTCTCGCTGACACTGCGGGACCCGGACAACCTGCCCATCAGCGTGGCGGCCGAGGACGAGGTGCTGCTCACCCTCGACGTGACACCGCCCCAGGATTACCTCTTCGACATCGTCGCCCTTCTCCCCTCCGGCAATCAGCTGTGGACCGCCCAGACCCTGGTCGCCAGCTCCCTGGCCCCCGGGGACGGCAGCCTGGCCGGCCTGCTGCTGAACGAATCGCCCGCCCTGCCGGCCAACAGCGATCCCGCCTGGCAGGCGCCGCCCGCCCCCGCCACCTTCACCCTGTCCAGCGGCGACGGGCTGAAGACGGTGCGCGCCTGGCTGCGCGACGAGTACGGCAACCGCCTGGCGCTGGCGGACGACATCACCCTGGACACGCAGGCTCCCTTGTATCACGTGACCCAGCTGGACGCCCGGCCCCGCCACGAGGGCTGCCTCGTCACGTGGAACAACCCGGTCGCCCCCGACTTCGACCGTGTGCGCCTCTACCGGCGGGGCTGGTCGGACGACGGCGTGCCGCGCTACCCGGAGTACGACGACATCGACCCCATGAGCCCCTACCCCGAATCGGAGGCGGCCGCCCTGGCGGCGGGCTTCGCCCTGGCCTATGAAGGCGGCGGCCAGTCCTGGCTGGACCCCGTCGTGCCGCGGGACGTCTACCGCTACGTGGCCTTCTGCCTGGACCATGCCGGCAACGTGGGTCCAGGCCACGCCAGCGCCCGCGACCGCAGCACCAACTACATCCTGGGCGACACCTGGGTGGCCTGGGACGGCACCGTCTTCGTGCGGGACCTGGTGCGCCTCGCCGGCGGCTACGCCACGGCGGAGGGGGATCTCCTCTACGATGCGCACCTGGATTATGGCCCCACCGACGACCATCGCCGCGACGGCATCCCCCTCACCGACAACCTGGTGGGCTTCGATGACCTCATGATCTTCGCCATGAACTACGGTCCCTTCGGCCCGGTCCTGGCGATGGCGGGCGCCCCGGACAAGGATCCGGCGCTCCGCGGCGCGGACGGCGGAGCGGAACTGGCGCTGTGCTGGACGGGATCCCGCCTGGCCCTGGCCCTGGCGGGTGAGGCGGACTGGCTGGGCCTGCATCTGCTCCTGGAATGGGACGCGTCAGGGGCCGCCCCCACCGTGGAGGCTGGCGGCGAGGCGCGCATCGTGCAAGGCGGGGCCGGCCGGCTCCTGCTCGACCGCATCCTGCTCCCGGGAGAGGATCCGGCCGCCCTCCTGGCCGAGCTGGACTTCGGCCCCGCCGGTCCGCCCGCCGGCCTGCGCGTGGCGGAACTGGAGTTGCGCGACGGGGCCAACGCCCCCCTGACCGTGCGCGGTGGCGGCGGCCCCCGCCCGTCGACCCTCGCATTCCAGGGCGCCTGCCCCAATCCCTTCAACCCGGAGACCCTCCTCCGCTTCACGCTGCCCGCGGCGGCGCCGGTGGAGATCACTGTCTACAACGCCCTGGGTCAACTGGTGCGCCGCCTGGAGCCGGGCGAACTGGCCGCCGGCGCCCACGCCCTGCGCTTGTCCGGCGAAGGACTGGCCAGCGGCGTCTACCTGCTGGAGCTGCGGGCCGGCGCCGAGACGCGCCGGCAGCGGGCCCTGCTGCTCCGCTGA